The Methanomicrobia archaeon DNA window TTTAACTTGTTGTCAGTACAACGCCCGAGACCAGCTCTAATTGGTCCAGGGCCCTTTAGCTTCGATATCGCAGAAAAGAAGTTAAAAAACAAGACCCCCCTTTTTCCGCACAAGACCCCGAAGTTAAATTTTAACTTGTCCCTGCTACAGCAGCTCTCCCGCGGCCGACGCCCCGCTCAGATCGCACGTGAGCTCGGCATCTCGAAGCCCGCGCTGCAGTACCATCTGAACCAGCTCAAGGCCGCAGGGCTCATTTCAAAGCTCGGCTACGGGTGCTGGGAAGTTAACGATACAGCCCCGATTAACCCCCAGAAAAGAAGTACGAAAACAACCCAAGTCACTCTCGACAAGACCCACAAGTTAAAATTTTCGGAGATGCCTGATTCCGTCCGCGGGCACGCATTTGTGTTCGTACTGAAGGTGCCGCCGGGACTGCTGAACTGGAACAACCGGCGGCGTGAAGAATATCTCAAGAGGCACGGGATCGCATACCAGCCGCTCAGGATCGCAGGTGGCGGGCAACGCATCTGGGTGGGCGGCCGGAAGGTCTGGCTGACTACCAGCTCGATCGTCATCTACGAGAAGAGTTCGTTCTTCGCGGCAACGGCGAAAGACGCGAAGCATCATGCGCTCTTCTCATTCATCGCAGTCGTGAAGAAACTCGAACGAACACTCCATGCGGACTTCACGTTCAAACTCGGGAAAGAATACCGGTTCAAGGTGTCAAGGCAGCACTATGCGCTCGTGCAGAACGCACTCGCAGAGCAGTACGACCACGAGGGCAAGCGACTGCAGGTGCGCGAGCCGGACGCTGGCAAGTTGTGGTTTGTGATTGATAACTCGTTCAACCTGCACGAGGCGGAGACGGTGCACCCGCGCACCGCGGACTCGGACAACGCGAAGGTGCAGAACTTCTTCAACTCACTGAAAGCGTGCCCGGTGACCACGGACGTGCTCGTCACCGCGATCGCGGGCGTCACGCAGAACCAGGTCCTCTTCGCGGAGAATATCACCAATCACATCCAGGCGGTTCGGGAGCTCGGGCAGGGTGTGCGGGAGATGAACCAGCTGCTCGCAAAGCTCGAGGTCACGCAACGCGACGCGCGCGCATCGCAGGCTGAGCGGATGCAGACGCGCGAGGTGAAGAAGAAGAAGTGGTAGTGATCATCCCGCGTCGTAAAACCATTCGCATGATGCGAAACGCAAACCACGAAGCGTGCTGGCCCGAGATACAGAAGAAGGCACGGCGCGTCAGAACGGTCGTTGACGACACAGGCGCGCGCTTCGTCGTTTACCGCATCTCAGGCAAAGAGCTCATGCAGGTGATGATCAAGCATCGCACCACAATACTCGCCCCGCGTGACGATTAAACATTCCGCTACCACGCCCATTCCGAAGGTTGCGGTTTGCATGTGCAAGTTTTATATAGTATTCAAACTGTTCTCGTGATTGGGGCATGAATATGGTAAGAAAACCGATGAAGGTAAGCTTCTGGAAGACGCTCACATCTTCACACATCCTGTAAGGCACCGGATCGTGGAGCTGCTCGCGAAAAGGCCGATGCACATCGATGCGCTAAGCAGAGCGTTAGATGAAAAGAGGGGGCTCGTCGCCTATCATCTTGATACCTTGCAAGAGCACGGATTCGTGAAGAGCGAGTACGGTATCTTCCTTTTACAAGAGCTAGAGCAAATCGTAACGGCACTGAGGGTGTACAGGGTGACCGATAAGGTGGTGGAGGTGAAGGTGAAAAGAAAAAGGAGACAAAATTTAAAAGCCAGATCCATCCGGGACGCCATCACCAGCATTGGGTGCGGGACCTCTGGGTTCTCCAGGTTTGTCTTCATTTACCCAACCACCATCCCAGCCAGGACCATCTTGCACGCCATCACCAGCATTGGGTGCGGGACCTCGTGTTTCACTAGCAATTACACCCGGAGAAAGGATGGTTGCCACAACTATTGCAGTCAAAAATATAACCAGTATCTTTTTCATGTACTCATCACCGCCTATCTCGTTTTGCACCTACATGTGCAAAATGAATAGGGGCAAACCACCTTAAAAGGTTTTAAGGTCTTATTCGGTTTAATCTTCCTCCTTTTTATGTACAACTCACAGAGCTGCTTGCGGAGCGGCCGATGCCTATCGATGCTCTGAGCCGTGCCTTAGATGAAAAGAGGATGCTCGTCGCGTACCATCTCTCTACGTTGCAAGAGCGCGGATTCGTGAAGAGCGAGTACGGTATCTTCCTTCTGCAAGAGCCAGAGCAGAGAGTCACGGCGCTGCGGGTGTACCGGGTGACCGATAAGGTGGTGGAGGTAAAAAGAAGCTATCCGCTTCCCCTGTTCCGCGCTCAGATATGAAGAGCGATAAAAAAAGGTGTTACGAGGTGCTATTTGGTATAGGATATATCGAAGCGGTTTTAATGTTTATGGCGATCATATACATGAAATCCCGATCAAAATAGGCAATTTGTAGGCTACTTATACCTATTTTTAGGTAAAGGAGATTAGCATGATGAGCGAAGAAAAAGCTGAATACGTACTTGTATCGCTCTGTTTGTTGGGGGTACCATGCAGATTTCATGGCAAGCGGGAAGTTATGGGGCACCGGATCGGGCGCCCATCCCTTATCGCTAGGCTCGAAAAGCGGTATCGACTGCTTCCACTTTGTCCGGAGCAGCTTGGGGGGCTTACTACACCGAGACCAGCGGCGGAAGTCATAAGCAGCGGACGGGTGCGAGCGAAGGACGGTGCGGACGTCACCGAGCAGTACGAACGAGGCACCGAGATCGTACTTGAGATCGTGGAGCGGTACGGCATAAAGCGGGCGTGGCTACTCAAGGATAGCCCGGCATGTGGTCGCGGCTACGGGATCGTGCAGGAAAGATAAGTACCTGCTAAAGAGGTACTTACCAGAAGTACACAACCTTTTATAAATGGAAATAGTATTCTCTTTTGTTGAGATGGGGGTGGAGTTAAAAAGGCAAGGAAGCTGACTGCATCATCGATGAAGAAAGGGATGAAGGTGTGGGGTGTGGTGGCGGTTTTGATGGTTCTTGGGAGTTTGCTCGTTGGCGTTGTGAGCGCAGGCGAAGTCCCATTTTCGCCATATTATCCTGAACCAAGATCTAACAAACAGTGGTATCTTAATCAAAATGATGGCTATCTTCCAGAAAGCACTACAACAAATTGTGGTCCTGCTGCAGCTGCGATGGTAATAAATTATTTTACAGGTAAGAAGCTGAGTCTCCAATACCGGGATTTAAAGCACTACTCGCCATCGCAGGAGTATTCGGCGTGGCATTCTTCGTTTTGAAAAGACGGAAATGAATGAGAATGGGATAGGTGAAGAGGAATACAGGGCTTTTATTGGAAAAAAAGCCGATTATTATACCAAAAAATGGTCAGCTATGGATGTTCGGCAAAGTAAGTGGTCTTGGAATTGGGGTGCTTTTATCTTCAGAGAATTATGGTTTGCTTATAGGAAGATGTATATTTTTGCTTTGATCCTTTTTATTTTTCTTGGTTTAATAGTTGTTGTATCCTCAATATATTTACAAATCGAAGATGAAGATATGGCTAACTTTGTGAAAGGTGTAAAAATATTATATTGGGCTATTGTTGCCGTCTATGCGAACTACTTGTATCACAAACACGCAGACAAGAAGATTATTGATTTTAAAAGCACAAGTACCGGTGAATTGGCTACATCAGAATTAGCTAAACGCGGAGGGACCTCCTTAATTGCTCCCGTTATTTTTATAGTTTTTGAAGGCATCCTATTTTTTATATAGAATGAAAGCCACAAAATTATTGATAAGAGTAATGCTTTGAGCGTTGAGGAAGTGCTAAAAAAGGCTCGTGCAAGACACAGCATGACCTGTTGGATCGCAGGATTCTCCGGCTCACTGGCGAGGCATTCGGTCAAGGAGCCTTACTGACGCAGGCAGACCTAGCGATCCTCTTGAACGAGAGCACGAAAACTGTTGCGCGGCATATCAAGGACCTGGAGACTCATGGCCACGTCGTGCCAACGAGAGGCAGCTGGAAGGACATCGGTCCCGGGGTGAGTCACAAGAAACGCATACTGGAGCTTTACCTCAAAGGCGATGAATACACGGAGCTAGAGCGGAAGACCAAGCACAGTGGCGAAGCGATAATGCGGTACGTGAAAGACTTCGCCCGGGTCCTGGTTCTTACCGAGGAAGAGTACTCAGCGGCAGAGCTCAGGATCGTAACCGGGCTATCGGACAGGATAATTCGAGAGTACCAGGAGCTTATTGAGCAGTATTCAGGTCACGAGTACCGTGAGCGGTTAGAGCACCTGAGAGCGATCTTCAAAAAAAGGCGACGATCGGCGACCCCCGGGAGCTAGGGGTCTCAGGCACCTCAGGGAGGTGGTCTCCATGAACGTTCCCGCGATGATCGAAGCGAAGGTGGCGAACTCCTTGAAAGGTGTGCTCATAGACCTCATCCAGCGCGAGTACCAGTTCATCGCCGGTGAGATAATATCCAGGAGATGTTCGCCAATGATGTCTTTTTCACTATTATGTACAGCTCACAGAGCTGCTTGCGGATCCGGTACATTTAAATATCGTCCGAACCTCATCTCTACGTGGTCTGATACAGACCGCCAACGCACCTGCCAAACCGCAACCTACCATGACCCTCAAGGAAAAAGCGATTGCGTGGTTCAGGCTCACTCGACTCCCCCTCTATTCCCTGGCCTTTATCGCCTATAGCATGGGTGCGGCCGCGGCGCACGCGACCTATCAGCAATTTGATGGGGCGGTCTATGCGCTCGGCGGTCTGGGGCTCATATTGATTATGCTGAATGCGGTGATCCTCAATGAGTACGTGGATTACCCCTCCGATTGTCTCAATAAGAACCGAGGCGCGTTCAATGCGGGTTCAGGCGTGCTGGTAGAGGGTAAACTCGGATTTTCTGAGGTAAAGGCGGGTTTCGTCCTCATACTCTGTGCAATCCCCGTTTGTGCCTATGTGCTCATCCAGTTAGCAACGGAAGTCTCGGCAACTTCCGTTCTCGCATTGGTATTTATTGGTATCTTCTTTGGCTGGGGATATTCCGCGCCACCGCTTAAATTCAGCTATCGCGGTCTCGGCGAACTTGTCAATAGTTTGATGCACGGCCCCGCGATTGTGCTTGCCGGGTTCGTACTTCAGACCGGAATGTGGACGAGCTCATTGCCCTGGCTCTTGGGCACCCCGCTCTTTTTCGCTACACTTGCTGCAGCGATTTTGGCTGATCTTCCTGATTACCGATCCGATGCTGAGATCTCCCGAAAGACCGTTCCCGTCATCATTGGACCACGATTGACGGCACTACTCGCGTCCGGGTTCATTGCGCTTGCCGTTATTGCTGGTTTAGCGCTCTGGTATGTTGAACTCATTAAATATCCACTTGGACTGCTGATTCTTATTGTTGTCCCCAATGCAGTGATTCAAGAACGCGCAGTAATCACAATGATTAAAAAAGCTGATTATGATCGCCACATGACGGATATTATGAAATATGCGGATTTACAAATGCTTCTGTTTGGACTCTTACCATTACTAGCGTTCTTATTAAGATAAAATTCTGAACTAGGAGACGGAGTGGTCGACAGCGATCTTGCTGAGAATCTCGCGCTCAATGAAATCTTATATTCAGCTTTCTTCCCTCTCAAAGATGCAGATCAAGCCCAGCTGGCCGCACAGGGCGATCTCCTGCAACCGCCAGCCGCTCGCAGCCGGGTCCGAACTGTCTCGACTTGAGCATCCGGGTAGCTAAGGTTCATCTGTGTGCGTTCTATATACCGTAAAGTTACTAATGTGATTGGGGCAGAAATATGGAAAGAGAACCGTCAGAAGGTAAGCTTTCAGAAGACTTTTACGTCCTCATTCATCCCATACGTTACCGAATCGTCAAATTGCTTGCCGATAAGCCGCTGCACGTAAATGCAATTGCCCTCGCGATGGGTATTGAAAGGCGGCACATTACCTACCATTTACGGATCCTGGAGGACTCTGGATTCATAACGAGCAAGTACGGAGTCTCGGAAGAGAAAAAATTGAGGGGAAAGGCACTAAGGGTGTGTACGCTTACTGACAAGGTCGCGGAAGTGAAAGCGGCGTTGAAAAAGGATCTGGAGTAGGATCTAATTGCCTTCGTCTGGGGGCGGAGCCAGCTAGCTTCCGAGTTTAAGTTCATCTCGATCCTATTCGTACTTATATGGTGCCGTACGTATTGCGCGCACCGCAGGGGCTGTTTACCGTGCCTTCAGTGAGCTCACATTCCGAGGAAGCGAAGCCGCCCGCGCATCGCGGACGCAGCGGGGCAGCACAGTCAAGAGCACGCATATCCACCGGTCTGCCGCGGCTCGATCCGATCTTGGGCGGCTTCAAAGCGGGCACCGTGAGCCTGATTGAGGGCAACCATCCCCTCATCTCCGAGGCGCTCTCGCTGCTCGCCATCAATGCGGTCACGCACTTGGAAAAATCGGTCGTGTACGTGGACGGCGGTAATTCCATTGATCCTTACCTCATTGCGACGCTCGCCAAACGGTCAGGGGTAAAACCAGCTCAGGTGCTACAGCAGATCCTGGTTGCACGGGCGTTCACCGCGTATCAACTGGACACCATCATCTCTGATCGGCTCGAAGCGGTGCTCGATCAGGCAGAGCTAGGCCTGCTGATCGTTGCTCGCATTACAGATCTCTTCCTGGATCGGGCGGTGGCAGAGAAGGAGGCACTCGCCATGTTGAGCCGATGCGTTGCGCGCATCGAAACGAGCACTCACGATCGAGCGCTGATCACCGTGGTCACGAAGCGGCGACGAACGCCTTCATCGCGCGCGCTGGCGTTCGATGAGATCCTCGCGAAGCTCCCGGAAGACCGGATCAGCGTAGAACGCAGGAGGAAGGGCGTCAGGCTGCACCAGCACACGCGCGATATCATCATGGACTACGTGCCGCTTTCGATCTATCAAACGACCCTGGATGAGTTCATAGGCGGTGGTACGTGAGATGGGTAGGACGGTCCGCACCTATCGGACGGTGCTGGAGGAGTTGATCGCCGACTGGGAACGGTTTCGGAAAGCGCTGCGGAAAGAGGATCGGGAAGCGTTCGATCGCCTGATGGCGAAAGCGCGCACACATGCCAGTGCGGCCAGCTACGACGCACGCGTTGACCCCAGCGAATCGCTCTTCATGTCTATTCTGGTGGAGCTGGAACGCGAGCTCGAGGCGCTCAGAGCGAAGGTCGCGGAGCTTGAGCAGCAGCAGAAGGAGGAGCAAGAGCAGTGAACGGCTGGGTACTCGATGTCGGTGCGGATTATGAGCAGAACTCGATCATGCTCTGGCTGAAGCAGGAGAGCGGTTTGGTCGAAGCGGTGGAATGCCCCTTCTTACCCTCGCTTTATGTGCACGCGGCGCCGGCGAACTTGCAGGTGCTGGAAGAGACCTTCGAGGACGAGCCGTTCGTCAATGCATGGGGGTACGAGGAGAAACGTCTGTGGCCGGGCGAGCCTGCGCAGGAGGTATTGCGAATCACGCTCGCGGAGTACCGGATGCTTATGAAGCTCGCGCGCGAGATCGACGAGATGGGTGATTACTCGCTCTACGAGCTCTTCAACGTGGATCTCAGCATCCCCACGGCGTTTATGCTGGAGAAGGGCATCGTCCCGATGGCGCAGATCGGACTCAAGAAACAATCAGAGTTCGAGCTGCTCGAAGATCTCACCGCGATTGATTATCCGGTACCAGAGCTCCGAAGCGTCAGCCTGGAGGGCAAGGTCAACGCTACAAGCACGCAGCACATGGCTGCATGTCCAATATCTGAGCTCTTGCTGGACGGCCAGCCGGTAGCGGGTCGCACTGAGCGGGATTTGCTCAGCGGACTCATTGAAGCCATCACTGCTAGGGATCCGGACATCATTTACACCCCTAACGGCGACGCGTTCCTCATCCCGTACCTCATGGAGCGTGCACGGGTCAACGAACTCGATGACTTCTGCCTCGGCCGCGGACGCGACCTTCGGCCGGTGGGGCAGCCGAAGTCCTATTTCAGCTACGGGCGCGTGATCTACCGGCCACCGAAATGCCGCTTCAACGGCCGGATACACATCGATCAGAGCAGCTCGTTCCTCTTCCGCGAGGGTGGCCTTCCCGGCCTGATCGAGCTCGCACGATTATCCCGGATTCCGCTGCAATCGGTATCCCGTGTGACACCCGGCACGGTGATCACCGCGATGCAGATCGCAGAAGCGTCGCAGGAGAACGTCCTCATCCGCTGGAAGAAGAACGTGCCCGAGGCGTTTAAAGACGCGCAAACGCTCTTCCTCGCTGATCGCGGCGGCATGATTTACGATCCCCGCGTGGGCGTCCATGAAGACGTGGTGGAGATCGACTTCACCTCGCTCTATCCAAGCATCATGGTCAAGCATAACATCTCGCCTGAGACCGTGCTCTGCTCGTGCTGCCCGGATAGCAGCCACCGCGTCCCGATCATTGATTACCCGATCTGCGAGCAGCGGGTGGGGCTGATCCCGCGCGTCCTGGAGCCGCTGATCGCGCGCAGGAGTGAATACAAGCGACGCGTGAAAGCGAAAAAATGGCAGGATAACTGGGCGATCTATGAGGCACGCAAGAACGTGCTGAAATGGATCCTCGTTACCTGTTTCGGCTATACCGGTTACAGAAATGCACGGTTCGGACGGATCGAATGCCACGAAGCGATCAATGCGTACGGCAGAGAGCTTTTGCTCCAGACTGCGCAGATCGCCGAAGAGCGCGGCTACGAGGTGCTCCACGGGATCATCGATTCGCTCTGGTTGAAGGGCGCCGCGCAGAATGCACGCGACCACGAGCTATTGCGGCAAGCGATCGAGCACGAAACGGGCATGCCGCTGGAGCTCGAAGGCGTGTACCGCTGGGTCGTCTTTCTGGCCCGGAAGTCCCAGAGCACGGGCGCGCTGAACCGCTATTACGGGCTCTTCGCGGACGGCACGATGAAGATCCGCGGCCTGGAGCTGAGGCGTAGCGATACGCCGCAACTGATCAGGAACGCGCAACTGGATCTGCTGAAGGTGATGGCCCGAGCTGATAACGTCGCGGCGCTGTACGAGCTCATGCCTGACGTGATCGGGGTGCTCCGGAGGTACGCTGATCGCATCGTGAACGGCGAGTGCGCGTTGGAGGAGCTGGTCTTTACGCCCGTGGTCTCACGCGAGCTCGAGTTCTATTCGCACCTGACCAACAGCGCCGCCTGCCTGCTCCAGTTGAAGCGGCGTGGACGTGCCGTGCACCCGGGCGAGCGGATACAGTACATCGTGACTGATGCCGGCTCAGCGCGCATCGCGAAGAAGGTAAAGGCCTGGGCGCTGGTTGACGGCACGGAACAGTATGATAAGAAGCGCTACGTCCGGCATTTGCTCAGGGCAGCCGAAAGCATCCTCTCACCGTTTGGCTATACGGAGCGCAAACTGGCAGAGATCATTAAACCTACAAGACAATTGACGCTTCCGATCTAACTCGCAAGCTCTGAAGAAACGACAAGCTCAGTAGTCACATCTGAAGAACTGAGTTCAGGATCTTTAACCTTGAGTTTCCTTTACTTTGCGACGAGCCCCTCAAAGGTCTTCGCTACGTCGCCCAGTAGCTTCTTCTCCTCTGTACTCAGGTTCGGTGATACCTGCAAACCCTTCAACACGCCGATTGCCTCAATGGTCTTAGTGATCTGCGCTGCAGGTGCTACCTTCTCAGCTGCTTTCTTTGCTCGCTTCGTTGCTCGCTTGTGATTCATCCTCACATGCCGTGCTAATTCCAGGGGTGTTCCAAACTTCTCACCACAATATTTGCATTTATATTCTGCCATAATAGCACTACATAAGTCAAGGCTATATAAATATTATTGACATTTATCTCACATCGATGTCTGTAACCACACGGGAGAGTTAAGTAAGAGATGCATATTGCATCCCGTGTTATGTGCACCTTAACAGTTCCCTTACTCACTTCGTTCGCCCCAACCTAACAGCATGAGTGCACGATCGTTATGGGCCTCATGGGCGTGGTGCCCGTGCTAATCCTCATGGGGTGGGTTCACAGGCGCTAACCTCGCTGCTACTGTGAAGAAAAATGCCGATTGCAAAAGGGGAACACTGAGCCGCAAGAGCTGGTCGTTCTAAAATCCGAGATTTTACCCCTAAGAAGTTTCTGCCTGTGGTACGTGCTCCGAAGGGCAGAAACATCTTTAGCGGTCGCCCGACCAGCTCTTGCTTTGATTTGAGCAGGGCATGTTCAATCCGTTTGATCGAGCGAAGGAGAAACCTTCACTCTTCCCGTTGAATTTAGGACGAGAGACTCCGCTCTCGTGCTCTCGGTAAAACAAAAAAATTAGAGGGGAAGAAGAAGGGGGGTGGAGGAGGCGGATAAGGCGGCGAAGAAGAAGAAAGAAGAGGAGAAGAAAAAATGAGAAGAATGAAGTTTGTAGTAAGGAAAGTGAAGGAGTGTTTGGTGAGGGAAGGTGTGGTTTTTAGTGTGAGAAAGTGGGGTGGTATTGGAAAGTGTAGTGAAGTGATAGTTGAAGATGTGGGAGTTTGTGAGAAGAGATGTGTAAGGTGGATTGAGAGTAAGGAGGAGTTAAAGGAGTTTGTGGGGTTGAGTGGGTTGAGAAGTGTGGATGAATGGTGGAGGTGGTGTGAGAAGTTTGGATGTAATAAAGGTGGATGGTTGTGGGAAGTGAAGGTTGTGAAGAGAATGAAAGGGGGTTTGGAGTTATGGATGTGAAAAAGGTCCTGCGACGGTGGAGAATCCGACGGTGGGACCGTCGGAGGTTAATGATTCTGGAAGAGCTCCTGGGGGGAGTGAGGACCTGTGGAGGTGTGTAATATGATTTATGATCCCTGGCATAGGCCTGCAACCGGGATCGAATCCTGGAGGGATCACAGGAGGAATGAAATGAAAACCCGAGAACATTTCCCCACCCTGGACCCCTCAGTTCGTGAATACGTGCTGAGGGTAAATAAAGCCGACGAGATGCGTGGCGAACTCATCGGACAGGCCTTGATCTTCGAGGCCGAGTTAAACGCCTGGATCGACAGAATGGAAAAACAGGAGGATGCCGAAGATGGCTGCTGAAGATCTTGCAACGAAAGCGCAGATAAAGCGCCTGTACGCTGTCATTTACGCGACCCACAACGATCCGAAGGACTGGAAGAAAGAGAAGAACGTATCCTCCTTCGAGCGTTTGAGCCGCGCCCAGGTATCCGAATATATCGAGGAGCTCGAAGAGCTTGAGAATGAGCTCAAAGGGCGGAACCATCGGGAACTGAGCGAAGGCACGCAGCGCCAGGTAACAACTACGCTCATCGATGCGGATGCTGAGCCCGCGGCTGAGCCGAAGACGGACCTCGTGGTGGCGGACCGCGAGCGCGAAATAGCGGACTTAGCGAGCATAATGCGAGAATGCGCGCGCGCAGCACGCACAATCGTCGAGGACGAGCTCGCGAACGGTGGCGGGCTCACAGAGACCACCAAGGCGACCCTGATCGAGCGCTTCTCGGTGACGTTGTTCATCGAGGCGCGAAAGCGAGGTTTCTAAAGATGACCATCTGCGAGCGTGCAGAGAAGATCGAGAAGGAGTTAAACACGTTAAATGCGCAAGGGATAACCTCAAAACTCATACAAGATCTTGGAGCCGCTCCTTTTGCAGTTATGGATTCTGAAGCCTTTAAGAGGTATCTGAGAGGAGAATTGGAAAGGGTGCTAATCAAGTAAGTGAAGAAAGTACAGTGCAGGCTTGCGCCGCAAGCTGGAACCGGCTCCGCGATCGACCGCAAGCGCAGAAAGGCAGCGCGCGCGAAATTTGCCGGAAATTTGGTGGCATTGGCGACGCCGCCCATCTCGCCGCACTCCCCGCGCCCGTGCGTTCGCAATCCTTCTGGCAACTTCGAGCTCGTGCTGCGTGAACGGCAACAGGCGGCTAAGGTCACCGTGCCCCACAAACTCGTCTGGCATAGCACGCCGAAGGTCGCCCGCATACAGGCGATCGAGCCCTATTATTCCAACGGGCAGCTGCTCTTCCTCGATACCTGGAACCGTGATTATCCCGAGCTCGTGGAGCAGCTGATCCCCTACCCGCTTGCAGCGCATGACGACGGGCCTGATGCGCTCGCCGGCGCTATCGCGCTGATTCTTGCGAATGAGAAGGCGCAAAGGCAGGTGCTTATTCCGCGTGCGCGATAGCCCCTCTCGCTGTCGCGCTAACACTACCCGTTATTCCATCGCACGCTTTGAGTCTGTTCCGCGCGCGGCACTGCTGTCTGTCTCTGCCATGCCCACCGGCGCGCATTTCCGCCACCCGCCGCTTCATTTCCTCCGCTTTATCGCTTCGTCCTTCCACTTCACTGTTTCTTCCCCCGTAGTTCGCTTTCTCACAATCTTTATTCACAATTTGTAAGAGCCACCGCACACCCCAGATTGATTCCTGATCGCCCGTTTGACTTTGCGATTTAATAGCGGGT harbors:
- a CDS encoding ArsR family transcriptional regulator: MSDGFELAKKEVQKQDPSSPDPSLNFNLLSVQRPRPALIGPGPFSFDIAEKKLKNKTPLFPHKTPKLNFNLSLLQQLSRGRRPAQIARELGISKPALQYHLNQLKAAGLISKLGYGCWEVNDTAPINPQKRSTKTTQVTLDKTHKLKFSEMPDSVRGHAFVFVLKVPPGLLNWNNRRREEYLKRHGIAYQPLRIAGGGQRIWVGGRKVWLTTSSIVIYEKSSFFAATAKDAKHHALFSFIAVVKKLERTLHADFTFKLGKEYRFKVSRQHYALVQNALAEQYDHEGKRLQVREPDAGKLWFVIDNSFNLHEAETVHPRTADSDNAKVQNFFNSLKACPVTTDVLVTAIAGVTQNQVLFAENITNHIQAVRELGQGVREMNQLLAKLEVTQRDARASQAERMQTREVKKKKW
- a CDS encoding ArsR family transcriptional regulator; the protein is MGHEYGKKTDEGKLLEDAHIFTHPVRHRIVELLAKRPMHIDALSRALDEKRGLVAYHLDTLQEHGFVKSEYGIFLLQELEQIVTALRVYRVTDKVVEVKVKRKRRQNLKARSIRDAITSIGCGTSGFSRFVFIYPTTIPARTILHAITSIGCGTSCFTSNYTRRKDGCHNYCSQKYNQYLFHVLITAYLVLHLHVQNE
- a CDS encoding DUF523 domain-containing protein: MMSEEKAEYVLVSLCLLGVPCRFHGKREVMGHRIGRPSLIARLEKRYRLLPLCPEQLGGLTTPRPAAEVISSGRVRAKDGADVTEQYERGTEIVLEIVERYGIKRAWLLKDSPACGRGYGIVQER
- a CDS encoding DUF2628 domain-containing protein, which encodes MNENGIGEEEYRAFIGKKADYYTKKWSAMDVRQSKWSWNWGAFIFRELWFAYRKMYIFALILFIFLGLIVVVSSIYLQIEDEDMANFVKGVKILYWAIVAVYANYLYHKHADKKIIDFKSTSTGELATSELAKRGGTSLIAPVIFIVFEGILFFI
- a CDS encoding DUF1670 domain-containing protein: MLDRRILRLTGEAFGQGALLTQADLAILLNESTKTVARHIKDLETHGHVVPTRGSWKDIGPGVSHKKRILELYLKGDEYTELERKTKHSGEAIMRYVKDFARVLVLTEEEYSAAELRIVTGLSDRIIREYQELIEQYSGHEYRERLEHLRAIFKKRRRSATPGS
- a CDS encoding prenyltransferase, encoding MTLKEKAIAWFRLTRLPLYSLAFIAYSMGAAAAHATYQQFDGAVYALGGLGLILIMLNAVILNEYVDYPSDCLNKNRGAFNAGSGVLVEGKLGFSEVKAGFVLILCAIPVCAYVLIQLATEVSATSVLALVFIGIFFGWGYSAPPLKFSYRGLGELVNSLMHGPAIVLAGFVLQTGMWTSSLPWLLGTPLFFATLAAAILADLPDYRSDAEISRKTVPVIIGPRLTALLASGFIALAVIAGLALWYVELIKYPLGLLILIVVPNAVIQERAVITMIKKADYDRHMTDIMKYADLQMLLFGLLPLLAFLLR
- a CDS encoding ArsR family transcriptional regulator, which encodes MEREPSEGKLSEDFYVLIHPIRYRIVKLLADKPLHVNAIALAMGIERRHITYHLRILEDSGFITSKYGVSEEKKLRGKALRVCTLTDKVAEVKAALKKDLE
- a CDS encoding C2H2-type zinc finger protein; this encodes MAEYKCKYCGEKFGTPLELARHVRMNHKRATKRAKKAAEKVAPAAQITKTIEAIGVLKGLQVSPNLSTEEKKLLGDVAKTFEGLVAK